The Salvelinus namaycush isolate Seneca unplaced genomic scaffold, SaNama_1.0 Scaffold292, whole genome shotgun sequence genome includes a window with the following:
- the LOC120039699 gene encoding zinc finger protein 239-like codes for MPKATGGRHCSHCGKSFTKLGSLKKHERTHTGKKTFQCSQCGKGFLWLYHLNRHERTHTGEKPFQCSHCGKSFNELGYLLIHKRIHSGEKPYHCSKCRMTFTWLGSLKTHERIHTGENPFQCSHCGKNFTQLGNLNRHKRTHTGEKPYQCSQCRKSFRGLVSLKQHKRIHTGEKPYHCSQCGKSFRWLGTLKMHERTHTGEKPYQCTMCGKRFTQLKSMKLHGRIHTGEKPYHCSHCGMTFTWLVNMKTHERIHTGEKPYQCSQCGKNFRGLVNLKQHERTHPQEKPYQCSLCGKSFTKLGGLTRHERTHTGGDKTYHCSLCGKTFNRLRHLNKHERIHTQEETTYHCSHCGKTFSQSEDLKAHERIERLCSDLCF; via the coding sequence ATGCCCAAAGCAACAGGAGGACgtcactgctcccactgtggaaagagttttacaaagttagggagcctgaagaaacatgagaggacacacacaggaaaaaagactttccaatgttcccagtgtggaaaaggTTTTCTTTGGTTATATCACCTGAAtaggcatgagaggacacacacaggagaaaaacctttccaatgctcccattGTGGAAAAAGTTTTAACGAATTAGGGTACCTATTAATACATAAGAGAATAcactctggagagaagccttaccactgctccaaATGTAGAATGACTTTTACCTGGTTAGGGAGCCttaaaacgcatgagagaatacacactggagaaaatcctttccaatgttcccactgtggaaagaattttacccAGTTAGGGAACCTAAATCGGCacaagaggacacacacaggagagaagccttaccaatgcTCTCAGTGTAGAAAGagttttaggggtttagtgagcCTGAAACAgcataagagaatacacacaggagagaagccgtatcactgttcccagtgtggaaagagttttagatGGTTAGGGACTTTGAAAatgcatgagaggacacacacaggagaaaaaccgtaCCAATGCACCatgtgtggaaagagatttacccAGTTAAAGTCCATGAAATTACATgggagaatacatacaggagagaagccttaccactgctcccactgtggaatgaCTTTTACCTGGTTAGTAAACATGAAaactcatgagcgaatacacacaggagagaagccttatcaatgttcccagtgtggaaagaattttaggggtttagtgaaccTGAAacagcatgagaggacacacccgcaagaaaagccttaccaatgctccctgtgtggaaagagttttacaaaGTTAGGGGGTCTGACaaggcatgagaggacacacacaggaggggATAAGACGTATCACTGCTCCCTGTGCGGAAAGACATTTAACAGGTTAAGGCATCTGAATAagcatgaaagaatacatacacaggaggagacaacataccactgctctcattgtggaaagacattttcccagtcagaggacctgaaagcacatgagagaatagagaggctttgttctgacttgtgtttttga